The genomic segment CGTAAGATTGCATCATGGCTGTCTGCTAACCTGACCAAGGAGGGCCACAGTGTGGCGCTGCTGAGTGGGGAATTAACTGTGACGCAGAGAGCTAGCATCATTGAACGCTTTCGAGATGGCAAGGAGAAAGTACTTGTCACCACAAATGTTTGTTCCAGGGGTAAGAGACCACCAaagttttgcacatttttaatagaaaaaaatattagggCTAGCATTTGATGGCTAATTTATATGGCAGACTTGAGTGCCATGAACTCTCCAAGGTTTAACACTATCCACTCAGGCTGAGCAAACCTAtaaagaggaaaaggagaaacCTGATTGTGCTGGTAAATTGGAGACAGAAttagcacttaaaaaaaaaaaaaaaaaaaaaaagcaaggtaATGTGCAAGTTTAGTCCTTCGGATGGTGCTTTGAATGTAAACAGATTTGGTTTATTACAGTATCCTCCTCCACACTGGTCAAACATTGAAGAGTAGTGGGatttaaaagtaatatttttaacaCAATAATGACCTACaacatcaaaaacaacaaaggagttTGTCGGGGGCAAGAAGTGGAACCTTTTACTGACAGTGTTATTTCTTGAATCTATTTTAAGTCAATACTTGTTCCAGTATTTTAAATCAcctaaaaaatgttgtttttttacaaaaaaggcTTTTTGTCCAAGTTGAATATCATATTCAGGAAGAGGTGAATGTGTCTCTTTTCCTTTGatgtacaaccacaattccaatgaagttgggaagttgtgttaaacataaataaaaacagagtacaacgatttgcaaatcatgttcgaccgatatttaattgaatacactacaaagacaagatatttaatgttcaaactgttaaacttgattgttttgagcaaataatcatcaacttagaattttatggctgaaacacattccaaaaaagctggtacagggtcatgtttaccactgtgttacatcactttttcttgaaacaacattcaataaacgtttgtgaactgaggaaactaattgttgaagctttgtaggtggaattatttcccattcttgcttgatgtacagcttcagctgttcaacagtcccgggtctccgttgtcgtattttacgcttcataatgcgccacacattttcaatgggagactggtctggacagcaagcaggccagtctagtaaccacactcttttattacgaagccacgctgttgtaacacgtgcaaaatgtggcttggcattgtcttgctgaaataagcaggggtgtccatgaaaaagatgttgcttggatggcagcatttgtttctccaaatctgtttgtacctttcagcattaatggtgccgtcacagatgtgtaagttacccatgccattggaactaacacagccccataccatcacagatgctggcttttgaactttgcgtccataacagtccggatggttcttttactctttggcccggagaacacgacgtccacaatttccaaaaacgatgtgaaatgtggactcgtcagaccacagaacacgtttccactttgtatccgtccatcttagatgagctcgggcccagagaagccggcggcgtttctgggtgttgttgataaatggcttttgcattgcatagtagagtttcaagttgcacctacggatgtcgcgccaaactgtatttactgacattggtttgctgaagtgttcctgagcccatgtggtgatatcctttacacattgatgtcggtttttgatgcagtgccgcctgagggatcgaagatgatgggcattcaatgttggttttcagccttgccgcttacatgcaagtgatttctccagattctctgaaccttttgatgatattatggacctttagatgatgaaatccctaaattccttgcaattgtacgttgaggaacattgtccttaaactgtttgacttttttttccacacacttgttcacaaagaggtaaacctcttcctatccttgcttgtgaatgactgagcaattcagggaagctccttttatacctaatcatggcacctgcctgttcacctctgggatgttccaaacaggtgtttgatgagcattcctcaactttctcagtcttttttgccacctgtcccagctttttttggaacgcgttgcagccataaaattctaagttaatggttatttgctaaaaacaataaagtttatcagtttgaacattacatatcttgtcgttgtagtgtattcaattacatatagcttgaacatgatttgcaaaccattgtattctgtttttattaatgtttaacacaacatcccaacttcattggaattggggttgtaaaatccAAATTATTTCAGTCtacaggaaaaaacaaaataaaaaaatggcctTACTCACTGTTGCAATATTTCTGGTGGGGAGTGTTGATAGTAATAGTTGTCCACGCAGATGCCTGGCAGAGATGCTTCACAGCGTTAAAGAATTAAAAGCTATGAACATTGCAGTTAACATGTGGCTATTTATGAATAGTTTATACTCATTTTTTGGAAGCATAGAAATGTTTCCTAAGTAAAGTTTAAAAGAAGACATAAAACTGAAGTCGCCAGGCAGACATTTGCCGACAGCAACTAACACGTTTTAGCTGGCCAATCACACATTGAATTaaatacattctttaaaaatacaAGACTTTTTATTAAGTGTTTAAAAAGTATGTCTGTGTTCTTTTGTCCTGAGGCATCGATGTTGAACAGGTATCTCTGGTGGTAAACTTTGACCTCCCTGTGGACATGGACGGCAATGCCGATAATGAGACGTACCTTCACCGCATTGGCCGTACAGGACGTTTTGGAAGGCGAGGCTTCGCTATCAACATGGTGGACAGCGAGCACGGAATGGATGTCATCAGACAAATTGAGATCCATTTCGGTACCTTTCTCCCCCACAACCAGTTTGAAGTTGTGAACATCAGAATGTTGAcactgtttttgtctttctcgATCCCCCAGACAGGAAAATACCCAAACTTGACACACGGAATGTTgaagaaatagaaaaacaacTCAACTGAACTGTTGCTAAAACCCACACACTGTTCTCTCTTCCACAGGTTTATTGTTTACAGGGTGATGAGTATGCAGGTTTTGTTTGAAATGCACTTTTGAAGTAGTCTGAGAAGCAAACTGCTACGCCAGTTGATCAAACAGAGTGTGCCtaaatttgttctttttttgcagTGTTTTGATTTACTTTGTTGTTTGAGTGTTTGCGTGGAAATTTAATATTGTAGTGTGTTGATAAATCTATTTTGATAAATATATCAAACATACTGTTGCCTTTAAACTATTCTGGTCCTTTCTGTCAAAACTGTGTTTCAACTGTTAGTTGATGAAGGTTTAGGTTCTGCATTGTCAGACCAAAGTTACTGTTATCATGAACAAAACGTCCTAGATTCATCTGAGCCACTTCCCAGCAAATTGAATGGCTACACAATGGAGATGTCACGGTAGCACCAGCCTTTATTTGCCTGACCCCTTCAGACAGAACTTGTTCTCACACAGCAATTACAACTATGTATGTGCATTCAGATAGTGAGACACGATTGCACATTGGTACCTTAACCACAGGATGAGTAGGGACAAAGCTAGATCAGATGGCCAGTGTGAAAAGGGGCTCAACGGCAGCATGAGCTGATATAAAATCTTAGACTATAGTTTACACctagcataaaaaaacaaattcactgTCCCTCCAAAATAGAATATTGCCTGAGATccaattgaaattgtttttaatgtagaaatgttGGACCTCTGgaaagtactgtatgttctgtCATATGCATTCATTACTTGGTCTAGTGTCTCAGCTTCCTCTTGGCACTACCCCATAAATTCTCTATGGGGTAAAGGTCTGGTGAGTTTGAGGGCCAATAAAGCAGAGTAATGCAATTATTGAACCAGCTTTTCGCAGTTGTGGCTTGTGCCACATCCTGCCTTTGTATGAAATAAACATCTCAGTAAAGCTTTTCAGTAGAAGGAAGCATAAAGTGCTCTGAAATATACTGGTAAACAGCTGCACCGACATTGGACAcccaataatcattaacttagaattaaaaaaacaaaaaacgacaatgtgtaaaggatatcaccacatgggctcaggaacacttcagaaaacaaatgtcagtaaatacagttcggcgctacatccgtaagtgcaacttgaaacttgaactatgcaacgcaaaagccgtttatcaacaatacccagaaacgccgcggcttctctgggcccgagctcatctatgatggactgatggaaagtggaaaggtgttctgtggtccgacgactccacatttcaaattgtttttggaaattgaggACGTCGAGTCCTCCGGGccagagaaaaagaaccatccggactgttatggaagcaaagttcaaaagccagcatctgtgatggtatgggtaacttacacatctgtgaaggcaccattaatgctgaaaggtacatacaggttttggagaaacatgctgccatccaagctgcgtctttttcatggacaccccctgcttatttcagcaagacaatgccaaaccacattctgcacgtgttacaacagcgtggctttgtagtaaaagactgcgggtactagactggcttggctgcagtccagacctgtctcccattgaaaatgtgtggtgcattatgaagcgtaaaatacgacaacggagaccccggactgttgaacagctgaagctgtacatcaagcaagaatgggaaagaattccacctacaaagctttaacaattagtTAACAcatttcccaaacatttattgaatgttgttaaacgaaaaggtgacttaacacagtggtaaacatgaccctgtcccagctttcatCCGCCTGGCCTGACTGAgggaatgtacagtatttgagatGACAACTTTTCAATTCGGCCTACAAAAAAGATTTCGTGAAAGtctagttatttttattttatttgacattcatgctgaTTTAGGTTACCATTTACTCAATAGTTGAGTAGtattttcactgagtacttactcaagtaattatttgggaGACTACTTTTGCTTGAGTCATATTACTCTAAAGAAGCAGTACTCCTACTTGAGTATAGGATTTGGCTATGCTACCCACCTCTTATCCTGACTGGTTTTATACTTGGGAAGTGTTCACTGATTCACTCTATTTTTCATACTAGTTTGAAAAACAGGACTGCTAAATGCATACATTTAAGAACATCAGGATATTCttctaaaatattttactaaatCATCACAGGGCTTGACCAAATCGCTTTTCAGCtacaaaaaagttattttcagtGATCAGTTTTTTGCCATTGTCTCCCAATGAACGTCAAAGAAACCTGTTTCTCATTGAATGTGCGCGCCATTGTGGTGAATTCATGgtacaaggggaaaaaacaatagcagaaaatgtaacattgaatgaaaaataaaataatttaaacaataaaataactgGGTTACAAAGgctcattcatcttccgtaccacttatcctcactagggtcgcaggcatgttggagcctatgccagcccactctggtacaccctgaactggtccccagccaatcgcagggcacatagaaacaaacaaccatctgcactcacattcacaccgacgggcaatttaaagaggcttcaattaacccacgcagggacggggagaccatgcaaactccacacaggcgaggccggatttgaacccgggtcctcagaactgtgaggcagacatgctaatcaGTCGTCACCATGACGCCCACAGGCTCATTGCCCGCTCcaatataaatgcaacattaGTCCTCTGTTTTACCTGGAAATTTTTATTGCATTGTGTGGCAAAAGTGGAAGGAACAAATTGGGGTCATTATGAATCTGAGAGGGACATGTCCCCCCCTCTCCCCATCCTCCAGTAACATTTGCACCCATGGGTATTAGTGGCTGGTATCAGCTGTTTTCACGAGTAcccaatacatttaaataaagccGGTATCAACCTCATACCGATACGTGGTAGCGGTATTCGCCCATCCCCACTGTATTgaataaaaaacatcaaatagaatgtaaaggaATAAAATACTGCACCAAGCCGGAATTTACAACAAAAACttaattatattacatttttaattttctgaTTATATCTATTATTAACAACTACTGTGTTTTGTCTTATGTGCATTGTTAAAgtgtattatcattattaatgaCCTCCACCAAGCATGAAACTGTGAAGGCAAAAGGCATTGGTCTAATAAAGTGTGAAATGACTTTACATTTTAAGAGACGAAGCATTCAGAATGTCTTTATTTGGATGGAATGATTCAAAATAGCACAGTAATTTAAATAATCTAACATGGTAagaattcatcttttttttttagctttgtatCATTGACCACACAAGACCTAATTTGACCACATTTGGTATGTTATTGGAAAACCTGCtagagcataggtgtcaaacccaaggctGAGGggcagatgcggcccgccacatcattttatgtggcccgcgaaagcaaatcatgctcgtcaacctctgatttttgctaaaatctgtacccaaattccaaattgtcataataataaacaataatgttgagatattgcattttccTGTTACCAAACctttcttctacagtaacttaaacaatacttgaacaaactattatccttgtcttctgatttcaaaactagttatccctcaatttgttcagtaatggtaataatatgatttggtgattaaacatttatatggtttcactgttctaaccaccctctgagggaaatcataactacaatgccgCCCaagacaaaaatttgtttgaacaCCCCTGTGCTAGAGGATTTTCTGCATTTTAGCTATGCCAGCATATTTGATATAAAAATCCCCAGTTGAACATAACATTTTCACTTGACATGATTGAAACTATTTTACAGTTATGGTGAACGTGATCACTTTTTAGCTTGGACAACCCAAAGGCTTCACGTCAGTTTCCTCcatacagtagaacctctaaAGTGGAAGCCCCCAGATAACTTGTATGACTGTTAAGAATTTCACTACAAGATATTTATTTCCAAGATGGAGGTGACAATCTGTAATCACTTTTACATAAAAGATGATTGCAGCAGATAGTAACTCCAGTTCCACCATGCAGATATTGCACAGTCCCTATAGTAGCAGTcaataattacagtatgttcacATGCTTCTATGGCAAGTCCAGCAGGTTGTTCTTAGCATAAAGGTCCTCTGTGATCTGGTACACTTCCGAAATGAGAGGCACCGCTTCCCCCAGAACGGTGGCCACTTGCTCCGGGGGTCCCACGTTCATCACCTCAAAGAAGGCGGGGCGCCCAGGAAGCACACAGAAGGCTAAGCCCGCAGCCTTGCGCACCACCCACGGGTGGTAGTGCGCGAGGGACTCGTTGTAGGCCTCGGCACACATGGCGGACGTCTTGCTGTCCTCGGTGCTGGTCCTCAGCCGCTCCAGGAAGAGCTCCAGCCACCTGAGTGCACGGTGCAGCCTCAGGAGAGTACGCGTGCCTGACTCTGGATGGCTGCCTCGCTTTTCGATGTCCACCAGTCTGTTGTCCAACTCGTATCGGACCATGGACTGCACAGTCATGTAGTGAGAGTGCGTATCGCCTTTGATCAAATTCACCAGGATCTGGATCTTATTGATAGCATCCTTGGAAATAAAGCCAAAGACGGATCCCAAGCTGTTCAGAAACCTGAAAAAGGTACacaaattgttttcattgtctTCAACTTGGAAGATATATTAATCAATTCTTTATCAATATTTGAACAAATGAgcaatttcatgtaatattcttAGTTTCCGAAAGGTGTTTAATGGCTAactgcaggggtcaccaacaatCGGTCCGCACATTTGTGGTTAAaggtaatatttgttttttttgtcatgtggagattttattttgaaaaacgaTGCTTTCACCCTCGCCTTCAACTGCGCTTGACTCTGGCGCTCCATTTCACACGTCAGTGACGCAAAGCTTATCCTTGAAAATTTTTggggacaaaaacaaattcactGGAGAATTTTCTTCGGGAAGAAACAAGCAAATGATGGGGCTGCAGATGGACCACAGAttgtttgcaaaaataaatctacatttaaaagaaaataccaAGATACCCACCCCAAATTCCTCGTAACAGGTGACAAACAAGATCCACCCCTGCTATGCGTAATTCGCGGTGACTGACTAGCTATGAAGTCAGAAAACCCTCAAAACTGCTTTGGCAAACTGAGACAAAACACCCTACTATAAAAGACAAACCCTTGTAATTCTTTGAAAGAAAGTAAAAATTAATGTGTAGGACAAAAACAGTTAACAGCTAAACAATGTGTCTGCATGGAAGGAATCATTCTTAGATGGGCACCACATTGCTAAAGCAAAGAAGCCCTTTACTGTTAATAAAGAATGGATTCTACCTGCTACCAAGGACATTTGCAGTTAAATTTTTGGAGAGGCTGCAAGGAAAACGGTAATAAATGAACAACTGATGAAATACTGTAGCAGAGGATGTTGAGGCGCAGTTACAAGAGAGGATAAATGAGGTACAATGGTATGCGATTCAGGTGGGTGACTCTACTGATGGTGACAACAAGACAATAGTATTCGGCACACTCCGGCTGCCTCCCAGTATATGAAACTTCAAACCAATtacatttagtgttatagtaacactccaaaatgaatgaatttctgGAGTAACAAGTCACCGCGATGCCGCTGGGGCATAAATTAGAATTCAGCACTCTATGGGGCTTACCAACACAAGTAACACTGCTGGTatttaatgtaatatatatttgaCTATACAGTACTTTAGACCTTATTGGCTCCCCCTGGTTGATGTGTGCTGTTACCTACTTGGTTTTTCGGTTGTGTGCAGCTGTTATTTATCATTTTCTCACCAGACACAAATTATAGTTTTACCACTTCCAGATCATCAGATGGTAGTATACAGGTCATATGTCACACAGCAACTACACTGAGCAAAAGCACCTGTACATGTAAGTAATGTTATGGTTGCGCACTGCAATTCTCAGCTTTGTAATTCACACATTCGACAGTACTCATAATTAACAGAGACACTACGTAGGGCTATCATTATGTTAGTAATGTAGACTAACGTTAATCTCGCTCAATTTCACCTTCTCTTGGGTCCCACGACACGGAAATGGAAAGGTCAGTGTCATAACGATCGGgtgctcgccttgcatttcactatgaaatgctTCCCCACCTTCacaattttttgtttctgtctttttttctctctctcgtctCAACTCTTCTTGACGTCGCATCTTCCCGCTCCTTCAACTGAATAACTTCCACATTCTACTTCCAAAGCATCAGTGACCTAAGAGCGTTGTGTCACATGCGCCCCTGCGTCCTTCAGTCTCCGCGGTAAAACTGTGATTTGCGGTTTTGCTTTTCGATGTGTTTTTTGAGGcgcaaaatgatcattttaatttGCAACGACCGCTTCATTTGAGCCTTGCGACAACATTACCTGTCAGAAGATTTGCTTATTTACTGCAATGGAGGTGAGGATTaatttggaatgtacaatcaattgaaaacaaagagaggtgatcaacttacctAACGACTCGGTGAGAACGGTGATGTCACCGTTCATTCGTACATACGTCGGCAACAATGGTTTTCCAAGCCCAGCAATATGCAGTTGTCCAAGTACAGGAAACTACTATTATGTATGTTTACCCTTCATTTGAAGTAGAGCGttcaattccttctttttaacatttgttgCTAACCCGAGTTCAATAATCCGGCAAAGAAACTACAGTACAGTCTCCTTTTGCGCAAGGCTGCGCTGTCCACCCACGAGGCTCCTGAGCTTGAGGTGCGCATGAGCCAATGATTGACAGACTGTTCGGTCACACCTCCTGTCTATAAACATGCACTGGCTATTCTGGTCCCGTCGTTCCCagttgcaaaataataataaaaatttaattagaggcattagatggggccagagaggggtgatttttcaaaagatcattttaataacattCTGCTGTCAGGTCATGGGGACCGTtttaatatagattttttttcatttatttattaatttattttacagcTGCAAATTCGAGCTCTAACAGCATTTTGCAAACTATCGTTATATTAACCAGATCAAAGCACATGCCCTTAAATTGAATTTCACAACTGTTTGAGCAGCTCCTCTGAAATTGGGTGAGTAGACATTTGGGCTCAGACTA from the Phycodurus eques isolate BA_2022a chromosome 1, UOR_Pequ_1.1, whole genome shotgun sequence genome contains:
- the cptp gene encoding ceramide-1-phosphate transfer protein, with product MADSVTSDDSKFCFEEVLSTFKVCLSEDKEVILENYVSGWRGLIKFLNSLGSVFGFISKDAINKIQILVNLIKGDTHSHYMTVQSMVRYELDNRLVDIEKRGSHPESGTRTLLRLHRALRWLELFLERLRTSTEDSKTSAMCAEAYNESLAHYHPWVVRKAAGLAFCVLPGRPAFFEVMNVGPPEQVATVLGEAVPLISEVYQITEDLYAKNNLLDLP